The window CCAAGAAGGAAGAGGGATTCGAGAAGCGTCTGGCGCGCCTCAAGGAGATCGTCGAGGCCCTGGAACACGGCGACCTGCCCCTGGAACAGGGCGTGGCCCTCTACAAGGAGGGCTTGACCCTGGCGCGGGCCTGCGGCAAGCAATTGGAAGCCGCCCGCAACGAGGTCAAGGTGGCCGGGGAGGGCGCGCTCAGGGATTTCAATGTCCCGGAGGACGGAAACGGCGATGACGATCAAGCGTGAACTGGCCGGGCGGGCCGACGAGGTGGAGCGTTTTCTCGCCTCCTGCCTGCGCGGGAAAGACATCCCCGAACGCCTGCTGGCCTCCATGGAATACAGTCTCCTGGCCGGGGGCAAACGTCTGCGGCCCGTGCTCACCCTGTCCTGGGCCCGGGTTCTGGGCGGCGATCCGTCGGCCGTGCTGCCTTTCGCCTCGGGGCTGGAGTGCATCCACACCTATTCCCTGATCCACGACGACCTGCCCGCCATGGACGACGACGACCTGCGGCGCGGCAAGCCTTCCAACCACAAGGCCTTCGACGAGGCCACGGCGATCCTGGCCGGTGACGGCCTGCTCACCGAGGCCTTCGGCTTCTTCTGCGACGCCGGGCTCGCGGGCGGGCTGCCTCCCGAGCGGGTGCTGCGGGCCACGGGCCTCGTGGCCGAGGCGGCGGGGGCTGTGGGCATGGTCGGCGGCCAAGCCCTGGACATGGAGTACACCGGCCGGGCCGGGGTGACCCTGGAGGAACTGCGCGGCCTGCACGCGCGCAAGACCGGCGCGCTCATCAGCGTGGCCTGCCGGGCCGGGGCCGTGCTGGCCGGGGCCCCCGAGGCCGACGAGGCCCGGGCCCTGGAATACGGCCGCAATCTCGGCGTGGCCTTTCAGATCATGGACGACGTGCTCGACCT is drawn from Desulfovibrio aminophilus DSM 12254 and contains these coding sequences:
- a CDS encoding exodeoxyribonuclease VII small subunit; translation: MAKKEEGFEKRLARLKEIVEALEHGDLPLEQGVALYKEGLTLARACGKQLEAARNEVKVAGEGALRDFNVPEDGNGDDDQA
- a CDS encoding polyprenyl synthetase family protein; this translates as MTIKRELAGRADEVERFLASCLRGKDIPERLLASMEYSLLAGGKRLRPVLTLSWARVLGGDPSAVLPFASGLECIHTYSLIHDDLPAMDDDDLRRGKPSNHKAFDEATAILAGDGLLTEAFGFFCDAGLAGGLPPERVLRATGLVAEAAGAVGMVGGQALDMEYTGRAGVTLEELRGLHARKTGALISVACRAGAVLAGAPEADEARALEYGRNLGVAFQIMDDVLDLVADEATLGKPVGSDVEKGKNTYPALVGLDESRRLAARSVDRALECLAPYPGEESAFLAGLARYILERAS